A single region of the Sorghum bicolor cultivar BTx623 chromosome 7, Sorghum_bicolor_NCBIv3, whole genome shotgun sequence genome encodes:
- the LOC8073244 gene encoding 11 kDa late embryogenesis abundant protein, producing MQAGKTAMEATKEAAANVGASANAGMQKTRAAVQGQVEKATAHNASDRAAAEANQRERVRAAELEKQDAMRANAAAKERATGAATYQHPSQGAPGIVDASRQGYGAGGAAPAGGHVEDGVGETRPVARATGTARPSAAHNPHVGSDFPQARGTGGQYQ from the coding sequence ATGCAGGCCGGGAAGACGGCAATGGAGGCGAccaaggaggcggcggcgaacGTGGGGGCCTCGGCGAACGCCGGCATGCAGAAGACCCGCGCCGCCGTGCAAGGCCAGGTGGAGAAGGCCACGGCGCACAACGCGTCGGACAGGGCCGCGGCGGAGGCCAACCAGCGGGAGCGCGTGCGCGCCGCGGAGCTGGAGAAGCAGGACGCCATGCGCGCCAACGCCGCCGCCAAGGAGCGCGCCACCGGCGCGGCCACGTACCAGCACCCGTCGCAGGGCGCGCCCGGGATCGTCGACGCCTCCCGGCAGGGCTACGGCGCCGGCGGGGCTGCCCCGGCGGGTGGGCACGTCGAGGACGGCGTTGGCGAGACCCGCCCCGTCGCTAGGGCCACCGGCACGGCGCGGCCCAGCGCCGCGCACAACCCGCACGTCGGGAGCGACTTCCCGCAGGCGCGCGGCACCGGCGGACAGTACCAGTGA
- the LOC8073245 gene encoding uncharacterized protein LOC8073245 yields MADTTGTSWSDIPLDLAGRILRRLPAHVDRVRFAAVCPQWRAATRHGPLPPPLPLLLLSDSRVYSLPGSETLHFPGCTGYTEACSNWLVFSSEEGRFLRDPFSNATLTLPPLSRVRTRLVGTDGGPVWSQAPSTAPATMKHVDVGDESIDVATLAWMEMAETLKLEVEPKSCKLWFCSFNLIVATIYFTGGQRIAVCQAGATSWWSVWAENLSVIFVDMAFHQGKLYATDFMVTLLAIDVSVDHSSGDPWISQMRHVIDCPCLDIGYFLRGAHMRAYLVESRGVLLVVMRKMCDPLDNLDRPNAARHAEFEVFEADLSQSQWLKVTTIGNNEIIFLSRRGSRSVCVPHNALPGDCIFFLGNGWDRSLRVFPNSCRFYSMTDGKVSNPLPTVSWESGMVFGTWLFPQS; encoded by the coding sequence ATGGCGGATACCACGGGAACGTCGTGGTCGGACATCCCGCTGGACCTCGCCGGCCGGATCCTCCGCCGCCTGCCTGCCCACGTCGACCGCGTCCGGTTCGCCGCCGTGTGCCCCCAGTGGCGCGCGGCCACGCGGCACGGGCCCCTGCCTCCACCGCTACCTCTACTCCTGCTCTCGGACAGTAGGGTGTACAGCCTGCCCGGAAGCGAGACGTTGCACTTCCCTGGCTGCACGGGGTACACCGAAGCTTGTAGCAACTGGTTGGTGTTTTCAAGTGAAGAGGGCCGTTTCCTGAGGGATCCTTTCTCCAATGCCACCCTGACACTTCCACCTCTGTCCCGGGTCCGAACCCGGCTTGTGGGCACGGACGGTGGACCAGTTTGGAGTCAAGCCCCCTCTACCGCCCCCGCAACCATGAAACATGTGGATGTGGGTGATGAGTCCATTGATGTGGCAACCCTAGCATGGATGGAAATGGCTGAAACATTGAAGTTGGAGGTGGAGCCAAAGAGTTGCAAACTGTGGTTCTGTTCATTCAATCTCATTGTAGCAACAATCTATTTCACAGGAGGCCAACGGATTGCAGTGTGCCAGGCAGGGGCTACCTCGTGGTGGTCTGTATGGGCGGAAAATCTCTCTGTCATCTTTGTTGACATGGCATTCCATCAGGGCAAGCTATATGCCACTGACTTCATGGTTACACTTCTCGCCATTGATGTCAGTGTGGACCACAGCAGTGGTGATCCATGGATTTCTCAAATGCGACATGTCATCGACTGTCCATGTTTGGACATAGGTTATTTCCTAAGAGGTGCTCACATGAGGGCCTATCTAGTTGAATCACGTGGTGTGTTGCTGGTGGTGATGAGAAAGATGTGCGACCCGTTGGACAACCTTGATCGTCCCAATGCAGCTAGACATGCAGAGTTCGAGGTGTTTGAAGCTGACCTCAGTCAGTCACAGTGGCTTAAGGTGACGACGATAGGGAACAACGAGATTATCTTTCTAAGTCGACGAGGCAGCAGGTCTGTTTGCGTTCCTCATAATGCGTTACCAGGGGACTGCATCTTCTTCCTGGGGAACGGCTGGGATCGCAGTTTGCGTGTTTTCCCAAATTCTTGCAGGTTCTATAGCATGACGGACGGCAAGGTGTCCAATCCCCTGCCAACTGTATCATGGGAGTCTGGCATGGTGTTTGGGACTTGGCTCTTCCCTCAGAGCTGA